A stretch of the Rhinoderma darwinii isolate aRhiDar2 chromosome 3, aRhiDar2.hap1, whole genome shotgun sequence genome encodes the following:
- the LOC142750775 gene encoding olfactory receptor 11L1-like, which yields MSQQNNSMITKIHLLGFHSPQNINYLFFTILLLIYCMTLCGNLFMVSLVAYHSDLHRPMYFFLTQLSIADLLLTTDIVPIVLHILLHKVGTISFVGCIIQFYIFAFSECSECFLLTMMSYDRYVAICDPLRYTTVMNRNLCLKLVIVSWLLSFSFLTFETASTSSLEFCGPNTIDHFFCDLPPILELSCSDISGVQLEIVLIAQPVLLCPFIIVIMSYSYIIFVIVKIPSATGRHKAFSTCSSHLIVVSIFYGTLFRVNVLPTKGQSSNITKLLSLMYTVGTPLMNPVIYSLRNAEIAKAFGTFRSHFLQKMKKKSLL from the exons ATGTCTCAACAAAATAATTCCATGATCACTAAGATCCATCTCTTGGGATTTCATAGCCCTCAAAATATAAATTACTTATTCTTTACTATTCTCCTCCTGatctactgtatgacactatgtggaaaCCTCTTCATGGTATCTTTGGTAGCCTATCACAGTGATCTTCACCGACCCATGTACTTCTTCCTTACACAACTGTCCATAGCTGACCTCTTGCTGACCACAGATATTGTCCCCATTGTGCTTCATATTCTACTTCATAAAGTCGGGACCATTTCTTTTGTAGGATGCATTATCCAGTTTTATATATTTGCTTTCTCTGAATGTTCGGAATGCTTTCTTCTGACAATGATGTCCTATGACAGATACGTGGCCATCTGTGACCCTTTACGTTATACTACGGTCATGAATCGAAATTTATGCCTAAAGCTTGTCATCGTAAGTTGGCtactgagtttttcatttttgacaTTTGAAACAGCATCAACATCCTCGTTAGAATTTTGTGGACCAAATACAATTGACCACTTCTTCTGTGACCTGCCACCAATACTTGAACTTTCGTGCTCAGATATCAGTGGAGTCCAGTTGGAAATTGTTCTAATTGCTCAACCAGTTCTTCTCTGCCCCTTTATAATAGTCATAATGTCCTATAGTTATATCATCTTTGTCATCGTAAAGATTCCTTCAGCTACCGGCAGACataaagccttctccacctgtagtTCCCACCTCATTGTGGTCTCCATATTTTATGGAACTTTAttta gggttaatgttcttcCAACCAAAGGACAATCATCGAATATAACAAAATTACTGTCATTGATGTACACCGTTGGGACTCCGTTGATGAATCCTGTCATATACAGTTTAAGGAATGCAGAAATTGCTAAAGCATTTGGGACATTTAGGAGTCATTTCTTGcagaagatgaaaaaaaaatccctattataa